A single window of Jiangella alkaliphila DNA harbors:
- a CDS encoding sensor histidine kinase produces the protein MSSFPDAWTAVRGRPWRFLFSMWPWRSLAYLVTTVPVGLAACAVLFVVVGVGLLTLVVVVGLLVLAGVPAVAAVVADVERRRSRLVLPQATQARFGTLRERLRAGRRLPIVWAEVGYAVLLATILWLVDAVVVTLALVVPGSLLLAPALVRIDQLDVLGWQIDTTREAALAAAGPGLVGLVAAAYAVTALAAAQAALARLLLDPRQAELAAAVADLRRSRVGLVDAFETERRRIERDLHDGVQQRLVALTMTLGRAELDVPDGAGLELVREAHRQAEGALEELRSTVRGIHPRVLADHGLEAAVHEIADRSPVPVDTEISLTGRLPAPVETAAYFVVSEALTNVVRHASARSAQVHAWTQNGRLVVTVVDDGVGGADIGRGTGLAGLAVRLEALDGGLQVTSPAGGPTEVRMECPVDAA, from the coding sequence CCGGACGCGTGGACGGCTGTCCGGGGGAGACCGTGGCGGTTCCTCTTCTCGATGTGGCCGTGGCGTTCGCTGGCCTACCTGGTCACCACGGTCCCGGTCGGCCTGGCGGCCTGCGCGGTGTTGTTCGTTGTCGTCGGGGTCGGGCTGCTCACCCTCGTCGTGGTCGTCGGCCTCCTGGTCCTGGCCGGTGTGCCGGCGGTCGCGGCCGTGGTCGCCGACGTCGAGCGTCGTCGTTCGCGGCTGGTGCTGCCGCAGGCGACCCAGGCCCGGTTCGGCACGCTGCGCGAGCGGCTGCGCGCGGGCCGCCGGCTCCCGATCGTCTGGGCCGAGGTCGGCTACGCCGTCCTGCTGGCCACGATCCTGTGGCTGGTCGACGCCGTGGTGGTCACCTTGGCCCTTGTCGTGCCGGGCAGCCTGCTGCTGGCGCCGGCACTGGTGCGGATCGACCAGCTCGACGTGCTCGGCTGGCAGATCGACACCACGCGCGAGGCGGCGCTCGCCGCGGCGGGACCGGGCCTGGTCGGGCTGGTGGCCGCCGCGTACGCCGTCACGGCGCTCGCCGCGGCCCAGGCCGCGCTCGCCCGGCTGCTGCTCGACCCGCGGCAGGCCGAGCTGGCGGCCGCGGTCGCCGACCTGCGGCGCTCCCGGGTCGGCCTGGTCGACGCCTTCGAAACCGAGCGCCGCCGGATCGAGCGCGACCTCCACGACGGCGTCCAGCAGCGGCTCGTCGCACTCACCATGACCCTGGGCCGGGCCGAGCTCGACGTGCCCGACGGCGCCGGGCTCGAGCTCGTCCGCGAGGCGCACCGGCAGGCCGAGGGGGCGCTCGAGGAGCTGCGGTCGACGGTCCGCGGCATCCATCCACGGGTGCTGGCCGACCACGGCCTCGAGGCGGCGGTGCACGAGATCGCGGACCGCTCGCCGGTGCCGGTCGACACCGAGATCAGCCTGACCGGCCGGCTGCCCGCCCCGGTCGAGACCGCGGCGTACTTCGTGGTCAGCGAGGCGCTCACCAACGTGGTCCGGCACGCGTCCGCACGCTCGGCGCAGGTGCACGCCTGGACCCAGAACGGCAGGCTGGTCGTGACCGTGGTGGACGACGGCGTCGGCGGCGCCGACATAGGCAGAGGCACCGGACTGGCCGGCCTCGCCGTCCGGCTCGAGGCGCTCGACGGCGGGCTGCAGGTGACCAGCCCGGCGGGCGGTCCGACGGAGGTGAGGATGGAATGTCCGGTCGACGCAGCCTGA